Proteins from a genomic interval of Methanoplanus endosymbiosus:
- the gyrA gene encoding DNA gyrase subunit A — MTSEDISTLSSGRRIVSVNIEEEMKSSYLDYAMSVIIGRAIPDVRDGLKPVHRRTLFAMGEMGNTHDKPYKKSARIVGEVMGKYHPHGDASIYDTLVKMAQTFSYRCTLVEGQGNFGSIDGDSAAAMRYTEARLDPVSEAILEDIDKDTVNFTPNFDESLKEPVVLPSKIPNLLVNGSDGIAVGMATKMPPHNIGEVCRGVCSVIDNPEISVSEIMEHIPGPDFPTGGVILGRSGIVSAYSTGRGRIKVRGVAEVEDMGKKSRIIITEIPYQVNKARLIEHIAELVKDKRIDGISDLRDESDKDGIRVVVELKSGIVPLVVLNQLFKHTPLESTFGIINLSIVDSKPRVLGIKELIGEFIKHRKEVVFRRTRFELKKAEDRLHLLKGLLLALDNIDAVIAAIRASKDSEEAKAALVENFGLDLVQADAILKMQLRRLAALEHQKILVERDGLLNEVERLNLIISDEDHILAKIRQETVEMGEKFSDERRTMITHDVDDFDKEDLIENRAVLVSLTGENYIKSMPLDTYKGQKRGGKGIIGMACKDEDAVKTVFVANSHDYLLCFTSAGRVYWLKVYDIPEASRQSRGKAIVNLLNLGEEKVSALIPVSEFKSDEFFLFSTKHGMVVKIPQNEFSRPRTTGMNAITMRDDDELVGVLKMGDDGELVLTSVQGQTLRMGANTIPLRHRNALGVKGMKLRFMDELKDISAVEMDHLLTVTEKGYGKRTDFGEFRGHGRATMGVRNIQTDVAGGVVASRAVSDDDEIILMSSSGIVIRTKVSEISIQKRGTRGVRVMKVDSGDSVVGFTVLGSDGDEEENDGLDDSVNSGDSGSSHSEDNHDAPVKENHSSGQSELF; from the coding sequence TTGACATCTGAAGATATATCTACGCTTTCATCAGGCAGGCGTATCGTCTCTGTCAATATCGAAGAGGAGATGAAGTCTTCTTATCTTGACTATGCGATGTCAGTCATCATCGGAAGGGCGATTCCGGATGTGAGGGACGGTCTGAAACCTGTCCACCGGAGAACGCTCTTTGCAATGGGTGAGATGGGCAATACCCATGACAAGCCGTATAAAAAGAGTGCCCGTATTGTCGGAGAAGTAATGGGTAAGTACCACCCTCATGGGGACGCTTCCATATATGACACTCTTGTCAAGATGGCCCAGACGTTTTCATACCGCTGCACTCTCGTTGAGGGGCAGGGTAACTTCGGTTCAATTGATGGTGATTCTGCGGCAGCTATGCGTTATACCGAGGCAAGGCTTGACCCTGTATCTGAGGCAATTCTTGAGGATATTGATAAGGATACGGTTAACTTTACACCCAACTTTGATGAGTCCTTAAAAGAGCCGGTTGTTCTTCCGTCAAAGATACCAAATCTTCTTGTAAACGGTTCTGACGGTATTGCTGTCGGTATGGCTACCAAAATGCCGCCGCACAACATAGGTGAGGTCTGCCGTGGAGTATGCAGTGTTATCGACAATCCGGAGATCTCTGTTTCTGAGATCATGGAGCATATTCCCGGGCCGGATTTCCCTACCGGAGGTGTGATTCTTGGGAGAAGCGGCATTGTAAGTGCGTATTCAACCGGAAGAGGCAGGATTAAAGTCCGTGGTGTGGCTGAAGTCGAGGATATGGGGAAGAAGAGCAGGATTATCATCACTGAGATCCCCTATCAGGTCAACAAGGCCAGGCTGATTGAGCATATCGCAGAACTTGTCAAGGATAAGAGAATTGATGGCATATCTGACCTGCGTGATGAGTCTGACAAGGATGGCATAAGGGTTGTCGTTGAGCTTAAATCCGGAATTGTGCCCCTTGTGGTATTAAACCAGCTGTTTAAGCACACACCTCTTGAGAGCACCTTTGGTATCATTAACCTCTCGATTGTCGATAGTAAACCGAGGGTTCTCGGAATAAAAGAGCTTATTGGGGAGTTCATTAAGCACAGAAAGGAGGTTGTATTCCGGAGAACCAGATTTGAGCTTAAGAAAGCTGAAGATCGCCTGCATCTCTTAAAGGGTCTGCTTCTGGCCCTTGATAATATTGACGCGGTTATTGCGGCCATCAGGGCATCCAAAGACAGTGAAGAGGCAAAGGCGGCTCTTGTTGAGAACTTTGGCCTTGATCTGGTTCAGGCTGATGCAATTCTTAAGATGCAGCTCAGAAGGCTTGCGGCACTTGAACATCAGAAGATCCTTGTCGAGAGAGACGGCCTTTTAAATGAGGTTGAGAGGCTCAACCTGATTATCTCTGATGAGGATCATATCCTTGCAAAGATTCGTCAGGAGACTGTGGAGATGGGTGAGAAGTTTTCAGATGAGAGACGGACAATGATCACCCATGATGTGGATGACTTTGATAAGGAGGATCTCATTGAGAATCGGGCAGTTCTGGTCTCACTGACTGGTGAGAACTACATCAAGTCGATGCCTCTTGATACATACAAGGGACAGAAACGCGGCGGAAAGGGCATAATCGGAATGGCATGCAAGGATGAGGATGCTGTAAAGACTGTCTTTGTTGCAAATTCACATGATTATCTCCTCTGTTTCACCTCTGCCGGAAGGGTGTACTGGCTGAAGGTCTATGACATTCCGGAAGCCTCACGTCAGAGCCGGGGCAAGGCCATTGTAAACCTTTTGAATCTTGGTGAGGAGAAGGTCAGTGCCTTAATTCCGGTATCGGAATTTAAGAGTGATGAGTTCTTCCTCTTCTCAACCAAGCACGGCATGGTTGTAAAGATTCCTCAGAATGAATTCTCAAGGCCGAGAACAACCGGCATGAATGCGATTACAATGAGGGATGACGATGAGCTTGTCGGTGTCTTAAAGATGGGTGATGATGGTGAGCTTGTGCTTACATCTGTTCAGGGCCAGACTCTCAGAATGGGTGCAAATACAATTCCTCTCAGACACAGGAATGCTCTTGGTGTGAAGGGTATGAAACTCCGCTTTATGGATGAGTTAAAGGACATCTCTGCGGTTGAGATGGATCATCTGCTGACTGTGACCGAGAAGGGATATGGCAAGAGAACCGACTTTGGTGAGTTCAGGGGACACGGGCGTGCAACAATGGGTGTTAGAAATATCCAGACCGATGTTGCAGGCGGTGTTGTTGCGTCAAGGGCTGTAAGTGATGATGACGAGATCATCCTTATGAGCAGTTCGGGTATTGTTATCCGGACAAAGGTATCAGAGATCTCCATTCAGAAACGCGGGACACGGGGTGTCCGTGTGATGAAGGTTGATTCCGGTGACTCGGTTGTCGGATTTACAGTCCTTGGTTCTGATGGGGATGAAGAGGAGAATGATGGTTTGGATGATTCCGTAAATTCCGGTGATAGTGGCAGCAGTCATTCAGAAGATAACCATGATGCCCCGGTAAAGGAGAATCATAGTTCCGGACAGTCTGAGTTGTTCTGA